The Penaeus chinensis breed Huanghai No. 1 chromosome 16, ASM1920278v2, whole genome shotgun sequence genome window below encodes:
- the LOC125033578 gene encoding probable maleylacetoacetate isomerase 2 isoform X2 gives MSLRPILYSYFRSSCSWRVRIALAHKGVDYEYRAINLLKQEQVSDEYKKLNPLGQVPALIVNENTLTQSISILEYLEEAYPQKPLLPKDLFKRAKVREVCEIIGSGIQPLQNLSVLQKIGETKMEWGHFYIQKGFVALEQVLAESAGKYCVGDEVTIADCCLIPQVYNANRFKVDMAAFPVISRVHDALMSLDAFKAAHPSQQPDCPEDLK, from the exons ATGAGTCTTCGT CCAATTCTTTACTCTTACTTTCGGAGCTCCTGTTCTTGGCGTGTTAGGATAG CTCTTGCCCATAAAGGAGTGGACTATGAATATCGTGCAATAAATTTGCTGAAACAGGAACAG GTGAGCGATGAATACAAAAAACTAAACCCTTTAGGACAAGTGCCAGCTCTTATCGTCAATGAAAACACGCTAACACAGTCG ATAAGTATTTTAGAATACCTCGAGGAGGCTTACCCCCAGAAACCGCTGCTTCCAAAGGACTTGTTTAAGAGAGCAAAG GTTCGAGAAGTATGTGAAATCATCGGGTCTGGCATCCAGCCCTTGCAGAACTTGTCGGTGCTGCAGAAAATTGGAGAGACGAAGATGGAGTGGGGGCATTTCTACATCCAGAAGGGGTTTGTCG CCTTAGAGCAGGTGTTAGCTGAATCTGCTGGAAAATACTGTGTTGGGGATGAAGTCACCATAGCAGACTGTTGTCTTATCCCTCAGGTGTATAATGCTAACAG ATTCAAAGTGGACATGGCTGCTTTCCCGGTCATCTCACGTGTCCACGATGCCTTAATGTCCCTGGATGCCTTCAAAGCCGCCCACCCATCTCAGCAACCAGACTGCCCTGAAGACCTCAAATAG
- the LOC125033578 gene encoding probable maleylacetoacetate isomerase 2 isoform X1, which translates to MSSSKPILYSYFRSSCSWRVRIALAHKGVDYEYRAINLLKQEQVSDEYKKLNPLGQVPALIVNENTLTQSISILEYLEEAYPQKPLLPKDLFKRAKVREVCEIIGSGIQPLQNLSVLQKIGETKMEWGHFYIQKGFVALEQVLAESAGKYCVGDEVTIADCCLIPQVYNANRFKVDMAAFPVISRVHDALMSLDAFKAAHPSQQPDCPEDLK; encoded by the exons CCAATTCTTTACTCTTACTTTCGGAGCTCCTGTTCTTGGCGTGTTAGGATAG CTCTTGCCCATAAAGGAGTGGACTATGAATATCGTGCAATAAATTTGCTGAAACAGGAACAG GTGAGCGATGAATACAAAAAACTAAACCCTTTAGGACAAGTGCCAGCTCTTATCGTCAATGAAAACACGCTAACACAGTCG ATAAGTATTTTAGAATACCTCGAGGAGGCTTACCCCCAGAAACCGCTGCTTCCAAAGGACTTGTTTAAGAGAGCAAAG GTTCGAGAAGTATGTGAAATCATCGGGTCTGGCATCCAGCCCTTGCAGAACTTGTCGGTGCTGCAGAAAATTGGAGAGACGAAGATGGAGTGGGGGCATTTCTACATCCAGAAGGGGTTTGTCG CCTTAGAGCAGGTGTTAGCTGAATCTGCTGGAAAATACTGTGTTGGGGATGAAGTCACCATAGCAGACTGTTGTCTTATCCCTCAGGTGTATAATGCTAACAG ATTCAAAGTGGACATGGCTGCTTTCCCGGTCATCTCACGTGTCCACGATGCCTTAATGTCCCTGGATGCCTTCAAAGCCGCCCACCCATCTCAGCAACCAGACTGCCCTGAAGACCTCAAATAG